The sequence below is a genomic window from uncultured Methanobrevibacter sp..
TTAATTAAAGAATATATTGGAACAGATTATGATAAATGTTTATATTTGTATTTAGATTTTATAAAATATGGATTGAACAACAATTCAATAAAAATTTGGACAGACCTGACCAATAATGAAATCAAATGTGTTATATTGAAATATTATTCTGGAATGCATATTTTCTCCAAAAATAAAGATTGTAATTATGAAGAAATTAAAAAGATTATTACGAAAGAAAATCCCTCTATAATCTGTGCCGAAAAGTTTTTAATTGAAAACCTTGCCAATATTCTAAAAGAAAGTAAATATTCAGCAGAATATGGATGGGTTAGAGTATTTTCAAAACATTATCAATGCGAAAATTCATGTGTAGAATTAGCAAATGAAAGTAATTTTGAAGAAATTGCCAATTTAATTATGAATGACCCTATGGGAGAATTCTACAAGCTAGATGAATTAATAGCTCAGATTAAAGAGCGACATGATGATAAATTCGGCAGAAATTACATAATAAAACATAGAGGCAAAATAATTTCAAATGCTTCTACAACCGCTGAAATAGACAATCTTGCAGTTTTATCCAATGTTATTACCGTTCCAGAATATCGGGGAGAAGGTCTTGCCACAATAGTTTGTAGTAAGTTATGCAACGATTTAATAGATGAGGGAAAAAAGGTATATTTAATTAATTATACTGAAGAATCAACTGGATTATATGATAAATTAGGATTTAAAATATCTTGCGAGATTGGAAAACTATCTTAACAGTGATAAAGTCATTATTTGAACTATTAAAAATCCATAAACCATGAAAATTATAAACCGCAAAATAATTAAAAAGATGAAAAAAGAATGAAATTTCCAATTTTATTTATGGTAACTTTCATTAACTTTTTTCATTTTAATTATATTATTTTTAAAAATATCTAATCCATCCTCACGTTTCCTCAAGTGATCATATCTACCTTGATGATGATATGGAAGTCTAGGAATATTTAAATAATCCCCATAAGTTTCAGATAAAAATTTATTAGGATTATTTGGTATAAGATACTCTTCATTCTCAAATCGAGCTTTTTTTAAGGGAAAAATATCTTCTGTTTCAAAAATTATATTTTCCAATCCTGGAATAGTGCCTCTTCCTCCTTCGATTCCTGAAATAATATATTTTTTATTACCATAACTTAAATTAAATTTATCATAATATTCTCCCAAAGCTTCACCTATAGGAACTCCATTTCGATTATTATTTACTACAGAATTACGGACACTCCTATAAGTATATAGATTACAATTAGAAATATCATCAATAAAATCATATGGAAAAATATCCATACCCCCAATAATAGTATCTGGCACTTCTTTGCAATAATATAATAATTGTAAAATTGGGTAAGGTTTATAGAAATTTACATTTAGAGATATTCTTAAAACATCAGTCAATCCATGATTATCAATCTCATCTTTAAT
It includes:
- a CDS encoding GNAT family N-acetyltransferase, translated to MFKILEKKDKHLIKEYIGTDYDKCLYLYLDFIKYGLNNNSIKIWTDLTNNEIKCVILKYYSGMHIFSKNKDCNYEEIKKIITKENPSIICAEKFLIENLANILKESKYSAEYGWVRVFSKHYQCENSCVELANESNFEEIANLIMNDPMGEFYKLDELIAQIKERHDDKFGRNYIIKHRGKIISNASTTAEIDNLAVLSNVITVPEYRGEGLATIVCSKLCNDLIDEGKKVYLINYTEESTGLYDKLGFKISCEIGKLS